From Anopheles arabiensis isolate DONGOLA chromosome 3, AaraD3, whole genome shotgun sequence, a single genomic window includes:
- the LOC120899979 gene encoding E3 ubiquitin-protein ligase lubel isoform X3 has translation MSNIRQSSRTGSSMASSPSNRFRSGRNMPSWVTESSDRVGPPPPPPPANNDPEYEVIDVANQQQYSNAPPPVPLKSPDIKRLTVMKCDLCGSVAPVVRCEQCDQNLFCVSCDDRYHRHPKRQTHVRKPIEPPAAVAPPTPSSTVKPPLPPKGDAGSSGPLPPPRRNKRPGSFHFPSPMFGRKQDQQTIPTTVPQGQPEQQQQKPPPPPPSPALSLREKMNSLKRFIHPSNRPLPDPPENKIHSSNSSLDTVSKRSPSIGPNRSVSSTMEKIQNNTAATLDRMTLLQQRYRQHQEAMKSDGDRSRRASLTSNTDLQSSATESSNSFRNKPTGAFQQQQQQQHQQSSMQPSQQLQNRWLNPPVQPRIRSGSVASGINLLSVPGTPNGPGSGFGHNFAPPGNSNAPSVSPIQRSEFGDTMPSMPNGPRSLSTSVFNLHQPPPPQPNMWGFNPLHQAQSMAHFNPMQWNQMNAWMGRGSQNGSNMSLNLPPQHGYPPQDPTGYPPGWTNTWNGMYPYPPMGMMPMMPGVAMPPPRSRANSRSRAASPALSVKSRKSTMSMRNLNRNSFIDDLTDDEDSDDGFHRSRGRGGERRRRERLNSTSSMDFDEPEPPAQSFVRASSVKHSRFNRDRRGGGSSARSLIDYPVSRKVTAPPARYDREELVRDRFDKLSVSSARKEPSDSFTNDSDLEQEGRRVTSNRSRSGNESLSSPRKINSDSMTNDSDADFERRRQAKLKAAQSNLAAERRITSDSHTNDSEPEQDRRRQQKSKPAPLPAPKKPIPSSDSDGREKQRRKSDTKKSDSGKVVAAAPKKIPSDSHTPDTDGSDQRRRFASKQQRQRKHSSTEFIANESDNERPEKVVNGLLEFRTISPTKSDSDEQRHLKTVEIKNIINDTRSEVEPDNGEVPEQSPPPPALVAPDREWECEFCTYVNEPGVKICAICCKTATISAVGGGATKQDSETRSPPPDVVQEAPQVTEVKLQIVPPQKPANDVDDEMDTEMDQIVEGEVVSKSCSDDSSEGLNRSLTPERKQSVEIQPSFDADPVHVEKKVAKEKVSTGCGPSPPREIVGVGHSAAGGERPRHRASIGTSPPPQDMSTQTYDSFEQVRHEIATQSQRADKPANETAQEPNLTSSALYKRSYSLATPQLLEVERPASRNSISSDTQSLPPSPHELSPQPGLQNSSRYHANQALNQTTTTTTTTQSSPSHRYGQQQQQDESLSFLDRAIHQIIQTAANQTLGAAAAATASGRAAAVPEENMYRTFNDLRRIDTMTQAKVVGPQPAGGGNVPPRQPMQSKTMDDHQDPEDMPQGTEQLTEMQNGSTSKEEPSEMTLLLREAEHYHFTAEELQAAMNHCGEKHPVQWLRSNWNKLIETVQTLATKYGHEKRENTIGTISTVEAREALRMHKGNIWRAITECIEQRQHKYREIASKGNFTREDIVTSLTAHHGNLELATIELSKTQLKPFLMRIWGPPSGADNDSGNLLLQQALQEDRTGISSEIQQFISAHVEQELLGTGPSEKVMQPSEPELPSAMEQADREEIEPEIQQLTEHENTKAPTPSLPEEDQLEEVCEAQSTTTTSNTEILKDIEALIMQMERKQESSNGTVLRNIQQLLSQLVDAEPNSRSPSATSIRSQASDQRIMSKSPIPVRNGKQPNHLPDPNRSIEDDVRDFVQENIQDILPNLVQQVRQELDAVKVNLQTKPKSLEDDIRETLMRAEYSENDYSNIHYFPFDKTPEPPVHFPERQQTSKVSVQPSVANETDEYANIQKFLERAIRNEKTTTVFDQMKRSNYLIDSSSDEARQTAESTDYYDLVSINEKLMHLFTSKESQPVQQHEVASKTSHPEESPSTTKVQSHVPTATEEATRTPQGPEEPIPHESPQMEKKGVKKRRGSRIPVNKNNYLYRRPVKSSSESDFEVLATNAKQNQSSIAAIDHVEEMRHVVENIERIEQTMDVEDAPEDEDDQEDFELVDEPIYINLPPKKESEAENVEQLEEVEDSTTMPQQASPVGESTTFVEPIKDHHTESVMHELTQDISTPQELPQQSVEATDAVNEPIVEEQKLQDSTPAISNTIQEPPIQPVESNTAAASIAHVVEEPKPIQPQDSASQASNEDQQQPLPAASAEENIQTDELPITASNETNGHVQEEPQPTVIAETPVVASETIASSSAPNESTEPPTQAVKSEPPTNGSLPDNSNNISEADQQDDVISHSSKLANNLSELVLDTKRLIQQMKDEINSDIATFNEDDAAYEEDYYEDEYEDEWEGEEEEEEWDSNEEYDVDENGDFYEYEDDDDDGSVMFSEMTIIDSAKSRDAEQPPNEMIPVQEPPQMIMPMINMAIVRENERNSASEVSDLPLDSDFNDAMSVIEQSVGELRNMLHLTEEALGPLDLANPLHHASSVETLQNSPEQSEISEITLVPEYHNTTAEESSEPTLVADENVPMTMKDVQTLMNAKAVIGGFIKNVQKIEQTTEEQLQDNALPIEESPIVIYDSVKTSSTETTDNKPPSVIERNISNGTAAILEEPVDTIDETVVNDSTGVIHSNINSTVQAENLEGVVHISGGTEASQPAASSPHQPLLSEDNSSVVSPVPLSKASVQEPVLTDAPTTHDQLSNGVNGNIATSNEAGHVTEVITQEGGLGILASSTSHPDSQPVQATPNSQNISVINNAIPEYVNADALQLIHENDSGAPIPEYATVFKASSKLQEIETTNDLTQQPPASIGTILNTSREHPATSQEEAGLVNGTNLRAAITEDASVPATSESYSVEQPSEATVNSQEVSVESAIDDHIDHPASESLKMTNDITPTTQQSIQPESTQNQQGPGDLADTSNNPIPVTDGDVQSLPQQPTTTNVTTEQQPPEPNANNLPNGNAAGGHRTQSRASSEEPSSSFVEIQPSQVIIHTPQTETQPQVVPPEAPPRTTNIYQNVDLHPSASSISPTATTITTTSTTTTTTTTPMKSPPTRSKSKAPKLTVKVTNAASSQSEDGASPTTPPTPTGQKANAKAIASKTKTESKKKSTSTTSSPTADSNGRRPSVTRKKSIGGVFGPVQTNTVKNMQKEFLNKAKESPKPSTSKVAPKPAKLVQPKAFTARSSTTPTASTSKASTPASEDASTSARSTPGLNDANEPQPGSSRDTTYMCEKLMKKKYRETCFSDEYQTTDDEDESHMTVTESERTIIKSLVKPYEPNNEPPEVQAKQLMEDGLVQTLAQAELAVQLIELRYAKDNAIWAATQCHTIDDAKDLLQKECELCLGVFPMNEIISMLKCTHTCCFECAKEYFTQEITNRSITNCNCPYCKEPDLNGPEVTEDDVLEYFSNLDILLKNIVDEEVHDLFQRKIRDRTLTKDPNFKWCVHCSSGFFARPKQRRLVCPDCGSITCASCRKAWETQHEGLTCEKFAEWKEANDPELQAEGVQRHLQTHGISCPNCKFRYSLARGGCMHFTCTQCKFEFCYGCNKPFMMGAKCSVSPYCAKLGLHAHHPRNCLFYLRDKEPRDLQNLLLMNNVSFDTEPSEQMKQELANGESTTMKCPIPLQKETPAGLMDMICSADVPEKHAGLCRTHYVEYLVGTVSKAQIDPLPILDLTDCVQELRRRGIPLPERGPWDTDEIYREMCQKLVKDKIPLDN, from the exons AATATTCGACAGTCCAGCAGAACTGGGTCAAGTATGGCTTCGAGTCCTTCAAACCGATTTCGGAGCGGGCGCAACATGCCATCATGGGTG ACCGAAAGCAGTGATCGGGTAGGGCCGCcgcctccaccgccaccggccAATAACGATCCCGAGTATGAGGTCATCGATGTGGCGAACCAGCAGCAATACTCGAATGCTCCACCTCCAGTGCCGCTCAAATCTCCAG ACATCAAACGGCTGACCGTGATGAAGTGCGATTTGTGCGGTTCCGTCGCGCCCGTCGTCCGGTGCGAGCAGTGCGATCAGAACCTGTTCTGTGTGTCCTGCGACGATCGCTACCACCGACACCCGAAACGCCAAACACACGTCAGAAAG CCGATTGAACCGCCCGCGGCGGTTGCGCCACCGACCCCCAGCAGCACGGTCAAGCCTCCGCTGCCACCGAAGGGTGACGCCGGATCGAGcgggccgctgccgccgccgagAAGGAACAAGCGCCCCGGAAGCTTCCACTTTCCCAGTCCCATGTTTGGCCGCAAGCAGGACCAGCAG ACAATCCCCACAACAGTGCCACAAGGGcagccggagcagcagcagcaaaaacctccgccaccgccgccgagTCCGGCGCTTTCCTTGCGGGAAAAGATGAACTCCCTCAAACGCTTCATACATCCCTCAAACAGGCCCTTACCTGATCCTCCGGAGAATAAAATTCATT CTTCCAACTCATCACTGGACACCGTCTCGAAGCGCTCGCCGTCGATCGGGCCCAACAGATCCGTTTCGAGCACGATGGAAAAGATCCAGAACAATACGGCGGCCACGCTGGACCGCATgacgctgctgcagcagcgctACCGGCAGCACCAAGAGGCGATGAAGTCGGATGGAGATCGCAGCAGACGCGCCAGTCTGACGTCCAACACCGACCTGCAG TCATCCGCTACTGAATCGTCAAACAGCTTCCGTAACAAGCCAACAGGTGcttttcagcagcagcagcagcagcagcaccaacagtcGTCGATGCAACCCTCTCAACAGCTGCAGAACAGATGGCTTAACCCGCCGGTACAGCCCAGAATACGATCTGGCAGTGTTGCTTCCGGCATTAATCTACTGTCCGTCCCGGGGACACCGAACGGACCGGGTTCAGGCTTTGGGCACAATTTCGCCCCACCGGGCAATAGTAATGCACCGTCTGTCTCTCCTATACAGCGCTCGGAGTTTGGCGACACGATGCCTTCGATGCCGAACGGGCCAAGGAGTCTCAGCACGTCTGTGTTCAATCTGCAccagccgccaccaccgcagcCGAACATGTGGGGCTTCAATCCGTTGCATCAG GCTCAGTCAATGGCACACTTCAATCCGATGCAGTGGAATCAGATGAACGCCTGGATGGGACGTGGATCACAGAACGGTTCCAACATGAGTCTCAACCTACCGCCACAGCATGGCTATCCGCCACAAGATCCTACCGGATATCCACCAGGCTGGACCAACACTTGgaatggaatgtatccatacCCCCCAATGGGCATGATGCCAATGATGCCAG GAGTAGCCATGCCACCGCCGCGATCCCGTGCCAACTCACGATCGCGCGCTGCCTCACCAGCGCTGAGCGTCAAGTCGCGCAAGTCCACCATGTCGATGCGCAACCTCAACCGAAACAGTTTCATCGACGATCTTACCGATGACGAAGATTCGGACGACGGGTTCCATCGCTCGCGCGGGCGTGGTGGTGAACGGCGACGCCGTGAGCGTCTCAACTCCACCAGCAGTATGGACTTTGATGAGCCAGAGCCTCCAGCGCAGTCCTTCGTGCGTGCATCGAGCGTGAAGCATTCGCGCTTCAACCGTGATCGCCGTGGTGGAGGATCTTCGGCCCGTTCGCTGATTGATTATCCCGTGTCGAGGAAGGTCACAGCTCCACCAGCTCGGTACGATCGCGAGGAGCTGGTGCGCGATCGTTTCGACAAGCTGTCCGTGTCGTCGGCCCGCAAAGAGCCATCGGATTCCTTCACAAACGATTCCGATCTCGAGCAGGAAGGACGTCGAGTCACCTCCAATCGGTCACGCTCGGGCAACGAGAGTCTCAGCTCACCGCGCAAGATCAACTCCGACTCCATGACGAATGATTCCGATGCCGACTTTGAGCGCAGACGTCAGGCCAAACTGAAGGCGGCTCAGAGCAATCTCGCTGCCGAACGGCGCATCACGTCCGACTCGCACACGAACGACTCCGAGCCGGAACAGGATCGACGAAGACAGCAGAAGAGCAAGCCGgctccattgccagcgcccaaAAAGCCAATCCCAAGCTCCGATTCGGATGGGCGTGAGAAACAGCGCAGAAAGAGTGACACCAAGAAGAGTGACAGTGGAAAGGTTGTCGCAGCCGCGCCCAAGAAGATTCCTTCCGACTCGCACACACCCGATACGGATGGTTCGGACCAGAGGAGACGCTTTGCCTCGAAACAACAGAGACAACGCAAGCACTCAAGCACCGAGTTCATCGCCAACGAGTCCGACAATGAACGGCCGGAAAAGGTCGTCAATGGGCTGCTGGAGTTCCGCACCATATCGCCCACGAAGTCGGACTCAGACGAACAGCGCCATCTGAAAACGGTCGAGATTAAGAACATCATCAACGACACCCGCTCGGAGGTGGAGCCCGATAATGGAGAAGTGCCAGAACAatcaccgccaccgccagccCTCGTTGCACCGGATCGCGAGTGGGAGTGTGAGTTCTGCACGTACGTCAACGAGCCTGGCGTGAAGATCTGTGCCATCTGCTGCAAAACCGCCACCATCAGtgcggtgggtggtggtgccaCGAAACAGGACAGTGAGACCCGTTCACCGCCTCCGGATGTAGTGCAGGAAGCGCCGCAAGTTACCGAGGTGAAGCTGCAAATCGTACCGCCCCAGAAGCCCGCCAACG ATGTTGACGACGAGATGGACACCGAGATGGACCAGATAGTCGAGGGCGAGGTTGTGTCGAAGTCGTGTAGCGATGATAGTAGTGAAGGGTTGAATCGATCCCTCACTCCCGAGAGGAAACAATCGGTTGAGATACAGCCAAGCTTTGATGCAGATCCTGTCCACGTTGAGAAAAAGGTTGCGAAAGAGAAGGTATCCACGGGTTGTGGTCCTTCGCCGCCAAGGGAAATTGTTGGGGTTGGCCATTCAGCGGCTGGAGGAGAAAGGCCGCGTCATAGGGCTTCTATCGGCACATCACCACCGCCCCAGGATATGTCCACACAG ACATATGATTCATTCGAGCAGGTGCGTCATGAAATTGCCACACAAAGTCAACGCGCTGATAAACCGGCCAATGAAACGGCCCAGGAGCCGAACCTCACGTCTTCAGCACTTTACAAGCGATCGTATTCGCTCGCCACACCGCAACTGCTCGAAGTTGAACGCCCTGCCAGTCGCAACAGCATCTCTAGTGATACGCAG AgcctaccaccatcaccacacgAACTGAGCCCGCAGCCCGGTCTGCAGAACTCGTCACGGTATCACGCAAATCAGGCACTGAATcaaacgaccaccaccaccaccaccactcaaTCATCCCCATCCCATCGTTAcggccagcaacagcagcaggatgaAAGCCTATCCTTCCTGGACCGTGCCATCCATCAGATCATCCAAACAGCCGCTAATCAGACactcggtgctgctgctgccgctactGCCTCCGGCCGCGCTGCAGCTGTTCCCGAAGAGAACATGTATCGCACATTTAACGATCTACGCCGCATCGATACGATGACGCAGGCAAAGGTCGTCGGTCCGCAGCCGGCTGGCGGTGGAAATGTGCCACCCAGACAACCAATG CAATCGAAAACGATGGACGATCATCAAGATCCTGAAGATATGCCGCAAGGTACAGAGCAACTGACAGAGATGCAAAATGGATCTACATCCAAAGAGGAACCTTCTGAGATGACTCTTCTTCTGCGg GAAGCAGAACACTATCATTTCACAGCCGAAGAGTTGCAGGCAGCGATGAATCATTGTGGCGAAAAGCATCCGGTCCAGTGGCTGCGCAGCAATTGGAACAAACTAATCGAAACGGTTCAAACGTTGGCCACCAAGTACGGGCACGAGAAGCGCGAGAACACCATCGGAACCATTTCGACGGTGGAGGCCCGGGAGGCGCTCAGAATGCACAAGGGCAACATCTGGCGTGCGATCACTGAGTGCATCGAGCAGCGACAGCACAAGTATCGCGAAATCGCCTCGAAGGGTAACTTCACGCGGGAGGACATCGTCACAAGCCTGACGGCCCACCATGGCAATCTTGAGCTGGCGACGATTGAGCTAAGCAAAACGCAGCTCAAACCGTTCCTGATGCGCATCTGGGGTCCACCGAGCGGGGCCGACAACGACAGTGGCAacttgctgctgcagcaagcGCTGCAGGAGGATCGAACTGGAATCA GCAGTGAAATTCAACAGTTTATCAGTGCCCATGTAGAACAGGAGCTGCTTGGTACAGGGCCATCGGAAAAGGTTATGCAACCATCAGAACCCGAGCTACCGAGCGCGATGGAGCAAGCAGACAGAGAAGAAATCGAGCCAGAAATACAACAACTAACTGAACATGAGAACACTAAAGCACCAACTCCATCACTGCCGGAAGAGGATCAGCTTGAAGAGGTATGTGAAGCGCAATCCACCACGACCACTTCCAATACGGAAATATTAAAGGATATTGAGGCACTTATAATGCAAATGGAACGAAAGCAAGAGTCCTCCAACGGTACGGTGCTACGCAACATCCAGCAACTGCTCAGCCAACTCGTCGACGCTGAACCCAACTCTAGGTCCCCGTCGGCCACATCGATACGGTCTCAGGCAAGTGATCAGCGTATCATGAGCAAAAGTCCCATTCCCGTGCGCAATGGCAAGCAACCCAATCATCTGCCCGATCCAAACCGATCCATCGAGGACGATGTACGTGACTTTGTACAAGAGAACATACAGGACATTCTGCCGAACCTGGTGCAACAGGTACGGCAGGAACTGGACGCGGTGAAAGTGAATTTACAGACGAAACCGAAATCATTGGAGGACGACATACGCGAGACGTTGATGAGGGCCGAATACTCTGAGAACGACTACAGCAACATTCATTACTTTCCATTCGATAAGACGCCCGAACCGCCTGTACATTTCCCCGAGCGTCAGCAAACGAGTAAGGTGTCGGTACAGCCATCGGTAGCCAACGAAACGGACGAGTATGCTAATATTCAAAAGTTTCTGGAGCGAGCCATAAGAAACGAGAAAACCACTACCGTGTTTGATCAGATGAAGCGTAGCAACTATCTTATTGATAGCAGCTCCGACGAAGCACGACAAACGGCGGAGTCTACGGATTATTACGATCTGGTATCGATCAACGAGAAATTGATGCATCTGTTCACTTCGAAGGAGTCTCAACCAGTGCAACAACATGAGGTTGCATCAAAGACATCTCATCCAGAGGAAAGTCCATCAACTACGAAAGTTCAGAGCCACGTTCCAACAGCTACAGAAGAAGCTACACGAACTCCGCAAGGTCCAGAAGAGCCAATACCACACGAAAGTCcacaaatggaaaagaaaggcgttAAGAAACGTCGCGGATCACGTATTCCTGTCAACAAGAACAATTATCTCTACAGGCGTCCAGTGAAAAGCTCTTCCGAAAGTGACTTTGAAGTATTGGCCACAAATGCAAAACAGAATCAATCGTCGATAGCGGCTATAGATCATGTGGAAGAAATGCGACATGTGGTTGAGAATATCGAACGTATCGAGCAGACGATGGACGTGGAAGACGCTCCtgaagatgaagatgatcAAGAAGATTTCGAGTTAGTTGATGAGCCAATCTACATAAACCTTCCTCCGAAAAAAGAATCAGAAGCTGAAAATGTGGAACAGCTGGAAGAGGTTGAAGATTCAACTACAATGCCACAACAAGCTTCTCCAGTTGGAGAATCTACCACGTTCGTTGAACCTATTAAGGATCATCATACTGAGTCCGTCATGCATGAGCTTACGCAAGATATCTCAACACCTCAAGAACTTCCACAACAGTCAGTTGAGGCTACGGATGCTGTCAATGAGCCGATTGTGGAAGAACAAAAGCTACAAGACTCTACACCAGCCATATCAAACACGATTCAAGAGCCTCCTATACAACCTGTGGAATCtaatactgctgctgcttctattGCTCATGTTGTTGAAGAACCAAAACCAATTCAGCCACAAGATTCTGCCTCACAAGCTTCAAATGAggatcagcagcagcctctTCCAGCGGCTTCTGCAGAGGAAAACATACAAACTGATGAGCTCCCAATCACCGCTTCAAACGAAACTAATGGTCACGTACAAGAAGAGCCTCAACCAACTGTTATTGCTGAAACACCTGTTGTGGCAAGTGAGACCATAGCTAGCTCCTCTGCTCCGAATGAGTCAACTGAACCACCCACACAAGCTGTCAAATCTGAACCACCCACAAACGGCTCATTGCCGGATAATTCAAACAACATCTCGGAAGCAGATCAGCAAGACGATGTTATAAGCCATAGCTCCAAACTGGCAAACAATCTATCCGAACTTGTGCTAGATACGAAACGGCTCATACAACAAATGAAGGATGAGATCAACTCGGACATTGCAACGTTCAATGAGGACGATGCTGCTTACGAGGAAGATTACTACGAAGATGAATACGAAGACGAATGGGAAGgtgaagaggaggaagaagagtgGGATTCTAACGAGGAGTACGATGTGGACGAGAATGGCGATTTTTATGAgtatgaagatgatgatgatgatggatcgGTCATGTTTTCCGAAATGACCATCATTGATTCCGCCAAATCAAGAGATGCTGAGCAACCGCCCAATGAAATGATACCAGTCCAAGAACCTCCACAAATGATCATGCCCATGATCAACATGGCGATCGTAAGAGAAAACGAACGGAACAGTGCGTCCGAGGTGAGCGATCTCCCACTGGACAGTGATTTCAATGATGCTATGAGTGTGATTGAACAGTCAGTAGGCGAGCTACGAAACATGTTGCACTTGACTGAGGAAGCTTTAGGACCGCTGGATCTGGCCAACCCACTGCATCATGCTTCCAGCGTGGAGACGCTACAGAATAGTCCGGAACAGAGTGAAATTAGTGAGATTACACTCGTTCCCGAGTACCATAACACGACGGCAGAGGAATCGAGTGAACCTACGCTCGTGGCAGACGAGAATGTTCCGATGACGATGAAGGATGTGCAAACATTAATGAACGCCaaagcagtcattggtggctttataaaaaatgtgcaaaaaatagAGCAAACGACTGAAGAACAGTTGCAAGATAATGCACTACCGATCGAGGAATCCCCGATAGTGATTTACGATTCTGTGAAGACATCCTCAACAGAAACTACGGATAACAAACCACCATCTGTGATCGAAAGGAATATTTCGAATGGAACGGCAGCAATTTTGGAAGAGCCAGTAGACACAATCGACGAGACAGTTGTGAATGACAGCACCGGAGTAATTCATTCTAATATCAACTCTACAGTTCAAGCAGAGAACTTGGAAGGTGTAGTCCACATTTCAGGTGGTACAGAGGCCAGCCAACCAGCTGCCTCATCACCTCATCAACCGCTGTTATCTGAAGATAATAGCAGCGTTGTTTCCCCCGTTCCATTGTCAAAAGCATCTGTACAAGAACCTGTTCTTACCGACGCCCCAACGACACACGATCAGTTGAGCAATGGTGTAAATGGAAATATAGCTACAAGCAATGAAGCGGGACATGTTACAGAGGTAATCACACAAGAAGGAGGCTTGGGTATTCTGGCTTCCTCCACAAGCCATCCAGACTCACAACCAGTCCAAGCAACGCCCAACTCCCAGAATATTTCAGTGATCAATAATGCAATACCTGAGTACGTTAATGCGGATGCTTTACAATTGATTCACGAGAACGATTCCGGTGCACCTATCCCTGAATACGCTACAGTATTTAAGGCAAGTTCGAAGCTTCAAGAAATCGAGACTACTAATGACTTGACCCAACAGCCACCAGCTTCTATTGGAACAATTCTGAACACAAGCCGTGAACATCCTGCTACAAGCCAGGAAGAAGCAGGTCTTGTAAATGGGACAAATTTGAGGGCAGCGATTACCGAAGATGCTTCAGTACCAGCAACTTCAGAATCGTACTCCGTGGAGCAGCCGTCTGAAGCTACCGTTAACTCACAAGAAGTTTCTGTTGAGTCTGCAATAGATGATCACATCGATCATCCAGCTAGTGAAAGCTTGAAAATGACGAATGACATCACTCCAACTACTCAGCAAAGTATTCAACCAGAATCtacacaaaaccaacaagGTCCTGGTGATCTTGCAGACACATCGAACAATCCCATCCCCGTGACGGACGGTGACGTTCAATCACTACCACAGCAACCCACCACCACTAACGTCACCACTGAACAACAACCACCAGAACCAAACGCAAATAATTTACCTAATGGAAATGCTGCAGGCGGTCACAGGACACAATCACGTGCCTCCTCTGAGGAGCCTTCATCTAGCTTCGTTGAGATACAACCATCGCAGGTCATCATTCACACACCTCAAACGGAAACGCAACCGCAAGTCGTTCCGCCCGAAGCTCCACCGCGTACCACAAACATCTACCAGAATGTGGACCTTCATCCTTCGGCTTCATCCATCTCCCCCACTGCAACTACCATTACCACCACctccactaccactaccaccactactaccccCATGAAGAGCCCACCCACTCGATCAAAGTCGAAAGCTCCCAAACTAACCGTTAAAGTTACAAACGCTGCTTCTTCGCAGTCGGAGGATGGTGCCTCACCGACAACACCACCAACTCCCACTGGCCAGAAGGCTAACGCCAAAGCAATCGCTTCCAAAACTAAAACCGAAAGTAAAAAGAAATCCACCAGCACCACATCGTCCCCCACGGCCGATTCCAACGGTCGGCGGCCGTCGGTCACGCGCAAAAAATCGATCGGCGGTGTGTTTGGCCCGGTGCAAACCAACACGGTCAAGAACATGCAGAAAGAGTTCCTCAACAAGGCGAAGGAATCGCCCAAACCGAGCACATCCAAGGTTGCTCCCAAGCCGGCCAAGCTCGTTCAGCCCAAGGCGTTTACCGCTCGCTCATCGACTACACCGACCGCCTCAACCAGCAAGGCATCCACCCCGGCGTCGGAGGATGCGAGCACATCGGCCAGATCCACGCCCGGACTCAACGATGCAAACGAACCACAGCCGGGCAGCTCGCGCGACACGACCTACATGTGCGAGAAGTTGATGAAGAAAAAGTACCGCGAAACGTGCTTCAGCGATGAGTACCAAACGACGGACGATGAGGACGAAAGCCACATGACGGTCACGGAAAGCGAGCGCACCATTATCAAGAGCCTCGTGAAACCGTACGAACCGAACAATGAGCCACCAGAA GTGCAAGCAAAACAGTTGATGGAAGATGGTCTTGTGCAAACGCTCGCCCAAGCAGAGCTTGCGGTGCAGTTGATCGAGTTGCGGTACGCCAAAGACAACGCCATCTGGGCCGCAACGCAGTGTCACACGATCGACGATGCGAAAGATCTGTTGCAAAAGGAGTGCGAGCTTTGTCTGGGTGTATTCCCAATGAACGAGATCATCTCGATGCTCAAATGTACTCACACCTGCTGCTTTGAGTGCGCCAAGGAGTACTTCACGCAGGAGATTACCAACCGCTCCATCACGAACTGTAACTGTCCGTACTGTAAGGAGCCTGATCTAAATGGGCCAGAAGTTACGGAAGACGACGTGCTGGAGTACTTCTCCAATCTGGACATTCTTCTGAAGAACATCGTCGACGAGGAGGTGCACGATCTGTTCCAGCGTAAGATCCGCGATCGGACACTCACCAAGGATCCAAACTTCAAATGGTGCGTCCATTGCTCGAGTGGATTCTTTGCCCGGCCGAAGCAGCGACGACTAGTCTGCCCGGATTGTGGCTCAATCACCTGTGCCTCATGTCGTAAGGCG TGGGAAACTCAACATGAGGGACTAACATGCGAGAAGTTTGCCGAGTGGAAGGAAGCTAACGATCCCGAACTGCAGGCCGAAGGTGTCCAGCGTCATCTGCAAACACACGGTATCAGCTGTCCCAACTGCAAGTTCCGGTACTCCCTCGCACGTGGCGGTTGTATGCACTTTACCTGTACGCAGTGCAAGTTTGAGTTCTGTTACGGCTGTAACAAGCCGTTTATGATGGGTGCGAAATGTAGCGTATCACCGTACTGCGCCAAGCTGGGATTGCATGCACATCATCCGCGAAACTGTCTGTTCTATCTGCGAGACAAGGAACCAAGAGATCTACAAAACTTGCTTCTG ATGAACAACGTATCGTTTGAtacggagccgtcggagcagATGAAACAGGAGTTGGCGAATGGAGAGAGCACCACCATGAAGTGTCCCATTCCATTGCAAAAGGAAACACCAGCTGGTCTGATGGATATGATCTGCAGCGCAGATGTCCCCGAAAAACATGCCGGATTGTGCAG AACCCATTACGTTGAATATTTGGTCGGTACGGTATCGAAAGCGCAGATCGATCCGCTACCGATACTGGATCTAACCGATTGTGTCCAAGAGTTGCGCCGCCGCGGCATTCCGCTCCCGGAACGGGGTCCTTGGGACACCGATGAAATTTATCGGGAAATGTGCCAGAAG CTCGTTAAGGATAAAATTCCTCTGGATAACTGA